Proteins from a genomic interval of Lycium ferocissimum isolate CSIRO_LF1 chromosome 2, AGI_CSIRO_Lferr_CH_V1, whole genome shotgun sequence:
- the LOC132046443 gene encoding chaperone protein dnaJ 11, chloroplastic translates to MPTFLFDSLHLNKQQTYIPMISTSTHSFLQIQPPPVNIFSSGDNSVLSPSSVRFRQSGSFTTAAATCASVETESATRYSTVPTAASFYEILGIPVGATVEEIKGAYRRLARVCHPDVAEKDTSADDFMKIHAAYSTLSDPDKRADYDRRLSRRRGRSGNIYSGGCYPSVMSGYTTRNWETDQCW, encoded by the coding sequence ATGCCCACTTTCCTCTTTGACTCATTACACTTGAACAAACAACAAACATACATACCCATGATTTCCACTTCAACCCATTCGTTTCTTCAAATCCAGCCGCCGCCGGTGAATATATTTTCCTCCGGCGACAATTCCGTTCTATCACCGTCTTCCGTCAGATTCCGGCAGTCAGGTTCCTTCACAACCGCCGCCGCCACGTGTGCTTCCGTCGAAACCGAATCTGCCACGAGGTACTCGACGGTGCCTACCGCGGCGTCGTTTTACGAAATTCTTGGAATTCCGGTTGGCGCTACGGTCGAGGAGATCAAGGGAGCTTACAGGAGACTAGCTAGAGTTTGCCATCCTGATGTGGCGGAGAAAGACACGTCAGCGGATGATTTCATGAAGATTCATGCTGCCTATTCCACTCTATCGGATCCGGACAAACGTGCCGATTATGATCGCCGCCTTTCACGGAGGCGCGGCCGCAGCGGTAATATTTATTCCGGCGGGTGTTATCCTTCAGTAATGTCGGGATATACTACCCGCAACTGGGAGACAGATCAGTGCTGGTAG